Within Burkholderia diffusa, the genomic segment TCTGTTCGCATTGATAGCAAAACACGGTGTTCTCCTTTCTCGATCATGGGGGCGCGGGTCGGCGCGAACGGCGGCGGGAAGCATGTTGCTGGCCGCCGGGCGTCTCGCCCGCTTCAAGATGCGTCTTTTATGCATCTTTTTTATGATGTTTCGGCACACCGTCGGCTACCGTGATGCAGATCAAGAAATCGCGCGCCCGCGGTGGGACAACTTGTCGCTACGATTGCCCGCCCGCCGGCGCGTCGGCTGCCTTGTCGTTTTCGTCGTCCGCGCAGTCGAAGCCCCAGTCGCCGTATCGATACCAGTCGTCGCCGAGCAGTTCGCACGGGTGCTGGGTCCGGCTGGAGCCGTTGCCGCACCGCATCGCATGCGTGTGGCAGTAGTTGTCGCATCCCCAACAGATCCGCTCGGGATGTGCGGGATGCAGCGGAAATTTCCTGGCCATCGTTCGTCGTCCTCCCGGTATCGTTGCGTCCGCTACCGTTCGACTCTAAGTCCACCGCGAAACGATGCCGATGCGACATTCGTTCGCACCGGACGCACCGCGCTACCCGCGACGATCGTTCGCGAGCGGCGAACACGATCGCCGAAAACAAAAAAGCCCGGACGATGTCCGGGCTTTCCACGTCAGCCATTGTTGCCAGCCGCGCTTACGCCTCCAGGGCCTCGAGCACCTTCCCCTTCGTCTCGATCCCGACCAGATGAACCGTCACGGCGGCGATCAGCGGCACGACGCCGATCAGGTAGAACGCCGGCGCGAGGTTGCCGCCGATGATCGCGTGCGGCACGATCATCGGCGCCGCGAACGACGCGATCTTCAGCCACGCGCTGCCGAGCCCGCAGCCCGACGCACGGATGCTCGTCGGATACTGCTCCGGCGTATAGACGTACGCGGTGATGAAGCCCGATGCCATCAGCCCCAGCGACAGCGAGCAGAAGGTCGCGACGACATACACCGACGCCGCATGATAGAAGCCCGCGAGTGCCAGCGACAGCGCGCAAAGCACGAACGACCACACGATCACGGGCTTGCGGCCGAGCTTGTCGACCAGCAGCGCGGACGCGAGCGAACCGAGCACACCCATCACCGAGCCGATCACCGCGAGATTCAGAGCGAGCTGCAGCGGCGCGTGATAGAAGTTCTTGTAGATCGTCGGCAGCCATGTCGACAGACCGTACTGGATGAACCCGCAGGTCGCCCACAGCGTCGCCACCGCGAGCGTGCGTTTGCGATACGCGGCGCTGAACAGGTCGCTCATCCGGCGCTTCGGGTGCTGACGGACCATCTCGTCGTACGCGGCCACCTGCGTGACCGGCGGCAGTTCGCCGCGCACCGACGATTCGAACACGCCGACCGCGCGCCCCGCTTCCGCGAGGCGTCCGCGCGATGCGAGCCAGCGCGGCGACTCGGGCACGAGATGCGTGAGCACCAGCGCGAGGATCAGCGGCAGCCCGCCGACGAAGTACATGATCTCCCAGCCGAACCGCGGCACGAGCCATGCGCCCAGCGCCATCGACACCAGCAAACCGATCGGAAACACGATTTCGTACAACAGCACGAAGCGGCCACGACCGTGCGCCCGCGTGATTTCGTTGATGTACGTGGCCGCGACCGGCAGTTCGCCGCCGAGACCGAGCCCCTGCAAGATCCGCAGCAGCACGAACACCTCGAACGTCGGCGCGAAGCCGCACGCGATGCTCGTGATGCCGATCACGGCAGAACTCCACGCGATCGCTTTCACACGACCATGCTTCTCCGCGAGCGCGGGAAACAGGAACGCGCCGATCAGCTGGCCGATCGCGCCGGACGCGATCAGCATGCCGATCTGCGTCGGCGACAACCCCCACTTGTGAATCAGCAGCGGCAGCGTCGCCGCGATCGTGATCACGTCGAAGCCGTCGAAGAACGTGGCGGTGCCGATCAGCACGCGCGCGCGGATCTGCATCGCGTTGGCCGGAAGCCGCTCGAGCCGCGCGATGATCGCGCCGGGCGTGGAGGCG encodes:
- a CDS encoding DUF3079 domain-containing protein, whose amino-acid sequence is MARKFPLHPAHPERICWGCDNYCHTHAMRCGNGSSRTQHPCELLGDDWYRYGDWGFDCADDENDKAADAPAGGQS
- a CDS encoding MFS transporter; the protein is MSTFDNVVAGRATMEAAASTPGAIIARLERLPANAMQIRARVLIGTATFFDGFDVITIAATLPLLIHKWGLSPTQIGMLIASGAIGQLIGAFLFPALAEKHGRVKAIAWSSAVIGITSIACGFAPTFEVFVLLRILQGLGLGGELPVAATYINEITRAHGRGRFVLLYEIVFPIGLLVSMALGAWLVPRFGWEIMYFVGGLPLILALVLTHLVPESPRWLASRGRLAEAGRAVGVFESSVRGELPPVTQVAAYDEMVRQHPKRRMSDLFSAAYRKRTLAVATLWATCGFIQYGLSTWLPTIYKNFYHAPLQLALNLAVIGSVMGVLGSLASALLVDKLGRKPVIVWSFVLCALSLALAGFYHAASVYVVATFCSLSLGLMASGFITAYVYTPEQYPTSIRASGCGLGSAWLKIASFAAPMIVPHAIIGGNLAPAFYLIGVVPLIAAVTVHLVGIETKGKVLEALEA